A single region of the Blastopirellula marina genome encodes:
- the moaC gene encoding cyclic pyranopterin monophosphate synthase MoaC, with the protein MADFTHLDRSGAAKMVDVGQKEATHREAVAQACVKMEAATAEAIRDNRNKKGEVLQVARLAGIMAAKRTDELIPLCHGLPLESIEVAFEFADATRLVVTATARVTAKTGVEMEAMAAASVAALTIYDMCKAIDRGMEIEHVRLMKKSGGKSGTFQREPEPKAD; encoded by the coding sequence ATGGCGGATTTCACCCATTTGGATCGCTCGGGCGCGGCGAAAATGGTCGACGTCGGGCAGAAGGAAGCCACCCATCGCGAGGCGGTTGCCCAGGCTTGCGTAAAAATGGAAGCCGCTACCGCAGAGGCGATCCGCGATAACCGAAATAAAAAAGGGGAAGTGCTGCAAGTGGCACGCTTGGCCGGCATTATGGCCGCCAAGCGAACCGACGAACTGATTCCCCTGTGCCATGGACTGCCGCTGGAAAGCATCGAAGTGGCATTCGAGTTTGCCGATGCTACCCGCTTGGTGGTGACCGCCACCGCTCGGGTCACGGCCAAAACAGGCGTCGAGATGGAAGCGATGGCGGCTGCTTCGGTAGCCGCGTTAACCATTTACGACATGTGCAAGGCAATCGACCGAGGAATGGAAATCGAACATGTCCGCCTGATGAAGAAGTCAGGGGGCAAGTCGGGGACCTTCCAACGAGAGCCTGAACCTAAAGCCGATTAG
- a CDS encoding helix-turn-helix domain-containing protein gives MKVFTTGQVAKICKVAPRTVSKWFDSGRLKGYRIPGSQDRRIPREYLIKFLKEHGMPLGDLEDEAMAKVLIVAQDQVLVENLRRELPLEKAFKVCVAASGFEAGIQAEGFHPDCIIVDFSIGRIEALQICQNLRRNPDFAETILIALLPDDGSSMSFDRSTINETFKKPFDAALLAERLRTLIGAKKELV, from the coding sequence ATGAAGGTCTTCACAACAGGACAGGTCGCAAAGATCTGCAAAGTGGCCCCCCGCACTGTGAGCAAGTGGTTTGATTCGGGCCGCCTCAAAGGGTATCGCATTCCTGGTTCCCAGGATCGTCGAATCCCGCGGGAATATTTGATCAAGTTCCTGAAAGAACACGGCATGCCCCTTGGCGACTTGGAAGACGAAGCCATGGCCAAGGTGCTGATCGTAGCTCAGGACCAAGTGTTGGTGGAAAATCTGCGTCGTGAACTTCCGTTGGAGAAAGCATTCAAGGTCTGCGTGGCCGCGAGTGGTTTTGAAGCCGGGATTCAAGCCGAAGGTTTCCATCCGGACTGCATTATCGTGGATTTCTCGATCGGTCGTATCGAGGCATTGCAGATTTGCCAGAATCTGCGTCGGAATCCGGACTTCGCGGAAACGATTCTGATCGCCTTGCTGCCCGACGATGGAAGCTCGATGAGCTTCGATCGATCCACGATCAATGAGACGTTCAAGAAGCCGTTTGATGCGGCTCTGCTGGCCGAACGTCTGCGAACTTTGATCGGTGCTAAGAAGGAATTGGTCTAA